One segment of Rhipicephalus sanguineus isolate Rsan-2018 chromosome 6, BIME_Rsan_1.4, whole genome shotgun sequence DNA contains the following:
- the LOC119395668 gene encoding uncharacterized protein LOC119395668, whose amino-acid sequence MAVVDSACEYVLVDVGAEGRQSDGGIFKNSKFGKALTDGNLNIPSLGVLPGTRTAVPYAFVEDEAFQRRRDIMRPFPEKHPEDERRVFNYRSSRARRYAENTFGITAARWRIILRTVNLKPEHADYVVKTAYVLHNFLTVHNPLSEKCNDHVDMYGNVVAGQWRRGIPDEVMENRVT is encoded by the exons ATGGCTGTCGTTGACAGCGCTTGCGAATATGTTCTTGTTGATGTGGGGGCTGAGGGCCGGCAAAGTGACGGAGGCATATTTAAGAACAGTAAATTTGGCAAGGCTCTTACTGATGGCAATCTCAACATACCCTCACTTGGTGTGCTTCCTGGGACAAGGACAGCTGTGCCTTATGCCTTTGTTGAGGATGAGGCATTTCAGCGCCGAAGAGACATTATGCGCCCATTTCCAGAAAAGCACCCCGAGGACGAGCGAAGGGTATTCAACTATAGGTCGAGCCGAGCGAG ACGATACGCTGAAAATACGTTCGGCATCACAGCAGCAAGATGGCGTATCATTCTTCGAACCGTCAATTTGAAACCCGAACATGCGGACTACGTTGTTAAAACTGCCTATGTCCTCCACAACTTCCTCACTGTCCACAACCCATTGTCTGAGAAATGCAATGACCACGTGGACATGTATGGCAATGTTGTGGCAGGACAGTGGCGCCGAGGCATTCCAGACGAAGTGATGGAGAACAGAGTGACATAG